The Melitaea cinxia chromosome 16, ilMelCinx1.1, whole genome shotgun sequence genome contains the following window.
TATGTTAACAAGGTGATCATACATatacttactagctgacccggctttagtaccgtagccacacagtgaGGTTACTAAATTAGGTTAAATTTTGGCTAAGAACAACCCCTTAACTTGCCTCTTAAATGAATCACGTGAAGGAGTTTTACGGATGGACTCGGGTAACGAATTCCAGAGACGAACAGCAGAAACAGCAAAAACCCAGACCGATGAATAAGAGTAGAAAGAGATGGATTATTTGAAGAGCGGAGAGATCTTTCATGAGATTCGGAAAGGAAATTGAACTTACATTGAAGGTAAGAAGGGGTAGTAGGATGGGATAGAATAATGAAGAGTAAACAAAGAATTCTCAAGTTCCTACGCTCACGGATTGGTAGCCATTTAAGAAGAGATCTGTAATGGGAAATATGATCATATTTCCGCAACCCGAAAATAAAACGAATGCAGGTGTTGAGCAATCGATCAAGTTTGTTCAAATGGACCTGATTGAGGTCCAGACGACACACTTTGCCGTAGTCGATCATGGGCAAGAGTAAGGTATTCAGCAAGTGGAGCTTGGCCTTAGTTGGTAAGAAATGCTTAAAGTGTAGTAAGGGATGCAATGTTGAGTAGAATTTACGCGAAACTTCATTCACTTGATCGGACCAGGAAAGGgtcttattaataattatgccCAGATCCTTAACCTTTGAAGTAAATGGTATTGGCATTCTATCAAAAATCAGGTTAGGTAAAGAATTTGTATCAATCAAGGCCAGTTGCCGAGAACTGCCCACAATAATCTCTTGGCACTTGGCGACATTGACAGGTATACCATGATTCAATGACCAGTTGTGTATACGCATTAGATCTTGATTTATAAGATGAATAGTAAAATGTAGATCGCTAACCTTTTTCTGTTTATAAAGCTGCAGGTCATCGCCATAAAGGTGGTACTGGCATTTCAAATAAGaagtaattgaattaataaaaagagaaaGTAATAAAGGAGATAATATGCCGCCTTGAGGGACACCAGCAGCCACTTCGCACCAATCAGAGTTTCCCTCGTCAGTACGAATAGTTTGCCTACGCCCGCGAAGATATGAAGAAAACCCCTTAATATCGGAAGCCGAGATAGAATAACGAGTCAGGAGTGCTAGAAACAGATCGTGGTCGACCGCGTTAAATGCATTACTGAAATCTATTAGGACTAATACCGTTACACATTTGCTCTCCATACCCTCTCTAATATCTTCAGTGATCTTTAAAAGAGCTGTCGATGTACTGAGGCCCGCTCGAAAACCCGATTGCAGTGCATCTAAAAGATCGTGCTCAATTAGAAATGAGGATAATTGACGGTGGACAACGGAACTTTTTGTgaaatatataatcataataattatttaatttatagtttatactTTATACTGTTTATACTTTTATAGTCTATTTCAAACTCAAATTTTTAATCTGTGCTCTGTTGTAGCTGATTTGCccgtgataaaaaaaaaaatgaaaaatgatgGAAAAATGAATGAAGGCTATGAAGTATGAACAGTAAGCACCAAATGAAATGATCTGCCTTTTGATGTCGTGAACAGTTTTGAAAACCGAAATTTCGGTTTTATTgtgattaacaaaaaataaagatacaagtgaattttttcaatatataattatagtattcatataaaaatggtAAATGTGACATCATCTTGTCTTGGAGAGGTTATGTAGGAATttgtaaaaactataaattttaattgttttcagCATTCTTGTCGGCAAGTGATATGTAATTCAGCTCGCTGGAAGTGTGCTTtaccaattaatttaaaaacttctgTTATTCAGCTCAAACCAGAGCAGGTATCGTgcaaagttataatttatatacttctgcatttaactatttatttttgcaatGAATAGTCTTTAAGCTAACAGggacaagaattttatatatactaaattaaatGTATCTATAACAAATTTTACAGTCCATTCAGAAATATCCAAACCAATTCAGATTCTTACATGACAAAACTAGTacgaaaaattgtttaaaatgttctttttaatattccttttttaaacaCTAATATAAAATGTCAAAGTATTTAATCGCTGAAAaaactttaacaaaatttatttattaccatttCAGTGTTCTGTGCTAGAATGTCGCAATTACTCAGCCCGGAAGGGATTTTTCTCATCCATAATAGAAAATATCAAAGAGGATATCGCTAAAAACAAggaaatgaaagaaaatataaaaaaatttagagaGGAAGCTCAGAAATTAGAAAACTCGGAGGCCCTACAAGCTGCGAGAAAAAAGTTCCATGCAGTAGAATCAGAAGCCTCTAAAAGCTCAGAAGTATTGAAAGAAACTCTCGAAGGCATCAAGGGTAGAGTAGGACATGTGTTGGAAGAAGCAAGTAAGACTGACATTGTTAAAAAGGCTGGTAAGTTGACtgttaaactatattttataatattttatcccCATTTCATCATCCCAAGTATTAAGTAATATAAGGAAACTAAGTAATTTTCCTAGTTAAGTTACATTGttataatgagtaatataatcTTTGATACAAAATGCATAACTTGATAATCaatgtacttattttctttacattGTTAAGAATTTTTTAAGGCTTTTTGTTACATAGACATATTCTTAAGTTATtggttatgataatttttatctcTATGCCATTTAATTCATTATCATTTCAAGTTCAAGTTTGttccaaaaatggcatgaactcatgtgttttgcccatagtcaccatgctgggcaggcgggttggcaaccacagtgctggctttgtcgcaacgaagatgcagctgcccgtcttcggcctgtgtgtttcaaagccagcagctggatggttatcccgccatcagtcagctttttaagtttcaaggtggtagtggaactgtgttatcccttagtcgcctcttacgatacccacgggaagagaggggatgacTATATTCTTAttgtcgtagccacacagtgcatttaagtattattatcaAAAAGTGATATCTAATACATAAAGTGAATTTATCTATTTGGTCACCTCAAAAGGTTATGCTCAAAGGTGGTACCCAGTATTATGATGTATAAATTACTTATGTAGggtttataagaaaaaaatgtgttttattaaaggataataaaatcaaaagtaataatacgtagcaaaatatataatggaattaataaaatgtgaaatataaattcttgacgattattaaaaaaatcttttaaaaaaaatataacatgagGTTTGatatcatctatacaaatatttaaaattagagtCTGTTATATCAAAACAACCACTTCTTACTAAATTCATATCTATGtttacacagtacatataccaaaataatattttttacaatttttgtctgtctgtttgttccggctaatctttgaaacggctggactgactttgacaggactttcactggcagatatctgatgtaataaggagtaacttaggctacttttattttatatatattttttattttataactgcaaactgaaaaataactattttttaaattccacgcagacgaagtcgctggCATAGTTAGTTCTCTATAACAAAGTTCGTatatgtgtgggtacacaacaaaattatgtatatgtatgttttcagtaatataaataatatatagctaTTGCTTGTAATTTTAGGAAAAATAACCGAAGATATATCTAAGACAGCAAAGGATGCAGCGGAAAGTTTAGCTGACAGAAGCCAACAGCTCGGCAAAACGACTGCTTTTAAAACAATATCACAGGTGCATTAATATTACGTTTATTGACTAACCTGTTGGCTGTGAGTTTGACTCCTTATCTTGAGTctggatataaaatatatttgaaatttattgaatgaaataaccaacaacaatacaaaataatttaataattttctgatTTAATGCGATGTCTTTAACCATTAACATCTtcctacataaatatacttcTTAAAGCAAAAGGGATTGTTATAAAGAAGTTCTATAGTTTTACGTTAAGGATgctatcacatttttaactcgctcaagtttaggtatttaaatcgcaacacaataacattacgcgtacgcacacattgataccgctatctgctcgattttgtaccaacgtaactaatcttggtacttgaaagtattaatttttaattttactggtattgattagtaaatttagttgtaagtttaaagtcgaacttggtaactgttactaagtacctactattcacggaacctctcccctactctgtttatgacgatgtcgtcagggtatctactactcgttcgtcgtactatacagtaaaatataatacgtaataatacgctaatttttataattcaaaatcacatacaattttaagttatataattatagttttaacattataataaaataatttttgacaaaaaaaaaaccgatttcaaacaggaaactaaaaagtgaaaaataaatttacttagtacaaagtaattcgtattttcatttcattcgtATAtttcatcaatagaaacgaattaagttcaaaaaacaggtaattgctatatattaaaaattaaattgtattaaataatattatatataatatttatattatataatattgtaattaaataataaattgttaaagagtttcctcgactatctttcttctccatcatcagatcgactccagacctttattaaatagtactgctttatagtatttaatgaaaacatgattaaatttactagtcacccgtactatttttgaaagttttcctcgatttctctgggattccatcatcagatcctggttgccttatcatggtactaaactagggatatctcctttccaacaaaaaaagaattatcaaaatcggttcataaacgaaaaagttatctccgaacatacattaaaaaaatatatatatacggtcgaattgagtaacctcctcctttttttgaagtcggttaaaaagaagacaaattgcgaagattacttattattgattattatatataaccaCCACCAGATACACagcaaagacaatcgattgtAAAGATCTTGAGTTGCAAAGTTATGGATTGCGTGGGAATTTGTAAAGTATCAgtttcgtccaagcacagtatacacaaggaactcatttttacgtaattattacttgcgctgaagcgatacagccgtgcttccatgagcgcgtttcgacgcggaatgacgaacgacgatggtttatttgtaaaaaatgtatgaagaaatttgagagcgtttcttatttttctcataaatggaaatattatttatttttatataaaatatctagcgctacgcatagaggactaaataagcaacaatttcttagtgtagttatttttcttagtgcaaTGTATTTAgctataatggttccaattcagacccgtctttttttaattttttgcgatttctgtgatgcttaaactgtatttgtgtgaaaagtttgtatggggctatagaatttttatggtgtcactcggagatgaatatattatctttcatttgaaaccaagatatcctctcagggtgactcctaattaattaaaatggtacgtgaaaaacactgatatttgtggaaaaatgtgatagcgtccttaatcATATTGGCGATAATGAAGTCCGAGTGTTTTAATGCTATAAGTTTAAAGTCCAGATGGATGTTTTTTTGCTAAGTAGGTATATTGTTCGATATAATGGTGCTGTGAGTAACAAAGTAGGATGTAATTGAACTTGAAAATATTACTCCTGTCATTTAGTATGTTTTACattgttttttgaatatatctaAAAGGCTTTTGTTCATTGCAGGCTACCGAGGTAGTTAAAAACGAAATGGCTCCGAAGGGTTTGGAGGGTCGCGTGTATACGTCGCCGGCGAGTTTACGGAAACGAGTCGAGGTctgtttctattatattttatatttaattatgtacaatttaaatactattatattCTAGCTGATTTGGTTGGCTGATTTGGTTCccatataaaatttcaatatattgtTAAAGTGGCTTTATTCCTTATCAGTCATAATTCACTCACTGAGAGTTACCGTGAatggtcatcatcatcatcatcattatcattatttaagcccatcacagttcactgctggacataggcctccacaagttcgcaccaaaaacggTGTGcgcatgtgtgttgcccacagtctccacgttgggcaggcgggttatcccgccatcggtcggctttttaagttccaaggtggtagcggaactgtattatcccttagccgcctcttacgacacccacgggaagagagggaggctatattctttggtgacgcagccacacagcacccgcaAAACAAATACcactcaaaaattaattaatgtcataacaattttacaattacaataataatcataacaatTAAGTGCTTATTGACAAATCTGTCTGTGTACCAGGTGGCCGCTGATGAGCGTTCAGTAACTCCGGACACCGAGACCCTGGGCGTGGAACTGCACAAGGACTCCAAGTTCTATCAGCAGTGGGAGGACTTCAAGAATAACAACCAGTATGTTAACAAGGTGATTATACATAcacttactagctgactcggcaaacgttgtcttgccgctaaacgctatttaaaaataggggttggtggtagaagggtgaaaatttaggattgtatgtatttttcaacgccgaatcataataaaataaaaaataaataatttatctaaaaattcaaaaaaaaaaatttggggtggactgcccttaacatttagggggatgaaaaatatatgttgttcgattctcagacctacccaatattcacacaaaatttcatgagaatcggtcaagccgcttcggaggagtttaactccaaacaccgcgacacgagaattttatatattagataattgtaGACTAAGAGCTCTTAGCCACAATAtatggtaaataaattattatctaggCCTCGAGTAGATTTTTGTTTAATCCAGTCCAAATATCGTCCTCATTTGTTACTTATAATTTCATATAACTTATCCACTCAGTGCGTAGTATCAAAAATTGGTTCGGTTTTTGGTAcacctataaaaaaatattaattatttgaattagaAATGGTACATGTCGTTTTAATGTTTGACCTAGATGTATTATCATATCTTACTTAgctcttaataattaatatttacatataacatGATTTACTTTGTTACGACATaaagaaatatgtataataatattgtaaagctgaaAAGCTTACTAAAGAAACTACTGGTTCGTATTCAaacgaggaaggctataggctattttttctttaagttaACCCGTATGAAACCGCGGAACAAAGCTAGTTATTCAATAATGGACGTATGTATGACAGTTGCTAAAAATTAGAATGGGTTAAGAATGCGGAGAAAtgtacaatttttgagtaaaaatgtttgaaatgaaGGTAAAggataaaataattcttaatttcAGGTACTAGATTGGAAAATTAAATACGAAGAGTCAGAAAATCCAGTTTTCCGAGCGTCAAGATTCGTCACGGATAAAGTGAGCAGTCTATTCggaaacttatttgaaaaaaCGGAACTGTCGACTACACTTACTGAAATTTGTAAAATAGATCCAAATTTTACCGCGCAGAAATTTTTAGAAGATTGTGCCAATGATATAATACCGAACATTCTAGAAGCCATGGTCCGGGGAGACTTGGAGATACTTAAAGATTGGTGTTACGAAGGTGTCTACAACATTCTGGCGACACCGATCAACCAATGTAAGCAGCTTGGCTACCGGCTCGACTCTAAAATACTCGATATTGAAAATATCGAGCTGGTGATGGGTAAAATGATGGACCAAGGTCCCGTACTAGTGATCACATTCCAATCTCAGCAAATAATGTGTGTGAGGGACGGTAAGAACAATGTCATAGAAGGAGATTCAAACAAAGTTATGCGAGTTAACTACGTTTGGGTTCTTTGTAGAGACCCTCAGGAACTAAATCCTAAAGCGGCTTGGAGATTACTCGAACTATCAGCGAACAGTGTAGAACAGTTGATATagtaattgttattttgtagattgattaaaatcgttttattgTTACATGGTTTTATTCTAATCAGACCATTTGCTTAACAGATTTACAGCCTGTTTCACCGGTGCtggataatgctatttgacggatTACACTATTCAACGGATTAaagttttgatatattttttttgtttaccatAGAATTCCACAAtattaattagatatttttatttgcaaatatgtatttaaaacctatagtttattaattaaggagAAACAGGTTCTAATGACCTATaatctaatcgtaacttatttgcaggacaAACTTAATCCAAAACCAGTGAACCAGGCTCTTAATACAAAGCCttattataaacttaatatGTCAGTATTTGctcgttaaatatttattattcataaacgTGTTCATTATAGAAGAATGTTAGTAAGCCATAGCTTTTTCTAATGGAAAGTAATTTTTGTGCTTCGCCTGTCATGTGATTTCCTGTTTGGTGAAAAGTTTAGACAATATTAGATAATGAAAGTATAGGTAAATAATGTTATcgtagtataaaaaattaataattattataaaaatataataaataataatagaaaaatcttTGGAGAGTTACATAACTGTAACTTGCTTAAACAAAGCTATTCATTTAATTGGGCTGTTgttaaactatttattactaatttgcTGTTTTAAAACCATTGGTCTGttcatagttatatttatacacTAATGTGTACCtatgattttagttttgataCTATTGGTTCTATTGTTGTAATAAATTgttctatttattaaaacttttatttaatctttgaCATTTATAGTAATACGCAATCTGATAAAATTCTTGATATTTTTCATCAGTTATTACATGAATATCACACATTGCTCAATATGTTTCAATCCTGCatctagacaaataaataaaataggactgtctgtttgtaatattaaaataaacgcttcttactaaatgcatgtggatgtatacacggtacatatagcaaaataacattatttttacaagtcttgtctgtctatttgttccggctaatctctgaaagggctggaccgatttcgacggtactttcactggcagatagccgatatagtaaggaataacttaggctacttttatttttaaaatttattttataactctccaaactgaacaataacttatgttaaattccacgcggacgaagtcgcgggcacagttagttgaaaataaaatcaaaaactacaTTCAGGCCGGACTTTACAAATGTTACTTTTTCCCCGTGTAGGGACGGGcagtagaatacaatttccTACGGCCCGGCAAGAAGGCCTGTCGTAAGAGCCGACAAAATTCTTGAGGTGGTAGGCTTCGGCCGTGGCTTAATTACCACCCTCTGGGTAAAGTCGCGCCGCCAAACGGCAATTGCCGTGTTCCGGGGTGGGTCCCAGAGCAGCCATTTGGGGGATGTGTCTGGGTAGTTGTGGCACTCTATGTGACCGATTCTGTCTGCTCATCACTGCCGCATCGGGTGCCTGGCTtcggagggtagcgggatccgaggcacggtgccgCCGCTGGCCGACCGTAGGAAGTTGGGGGCCCAAGTAGCAGGAAAGCCACCTGtgaaaggctgccccgccatCTGACGAAAAATCCCAGAATGTTCTACCttgccggttggcgaccggaAGGGAGGACCAGGTAGCCATTCTgggggggctcgggcgtccccgcagtctccgCGTCAGGCTCCCTACGTGCGGCGGTGTAGAGTCTGACACCTGGTAGGTAGGATGCTGCCTCGTCCAGTTCGCATTCCCCAGCACCTATTCACTCCCCATGAAAGCacacaagaataaaaaaaggtatacaCAGCGGCTGCACGTCCTCCCACTGAAAGTGCACCTCTCTAACATCCGAGGTCTGCACTCCAATCTCGAATCTGTCCACCACCACCTAGAAACAGAAAAACCGCAGCTGCTGTTCCTCACTGAGACGCAGATCAGATATCCGGCTGACACGGCGTACCTCAGCTACCCCGGGTATTCTCTGGAGCACAGGTTCATACCTCGTGCCGGAGTCTGTGTGTACGTCCGTGATGACATTTGCATCAAGCGTCTTAAGCACCTTGAGACATCCA
Protein-coding sequences here:
- the LOC123661042 gene encoding mitochondrial import inner membrane translocase subunit TIM44; the protein is MHSCRQVICNSARWKCALPINLKTSVIQLKPEQCSVLECRNYSARKGFFSSIIENIKEDIAKNKEMKENIKKFREEAQKLENSEALQAARKKFHAVESEASKSSEVLKETLEGIKGRVGHVLEEASKTDIVKKAGKITEDISKTAKDAAESLADRSQQLGKTTAFKTISQATEVVKNEMAPKGLEGRVYTSPASLRKRVEVAADERSVTPDTETLGVELHKDSKFYQQWEDFKNNNQYVNKVLDWKIKYEESENPVFRASRFVTDKVSSLFGNLFEKTELSTTLTEICKIDPNFTAQKFLEDCANDIIPNILEAMVRGDLEILKDWCYEGVYNILATPINQCKQLGYRLDSKILDIENIELVMGKMMDQGPVLVITFQSQQIMCVRDGKNNVIEGDSNKVMRVNYVWVLCRDPQELNPKAAWRLLELSANSVEQLI